AAAACAATTTGCTATTATCGGAGTCCGTACTTTTTAATAGTCTTGTTTTTTCCCCCAACTACTTCGTTGGCTCTCCTCGCGGGGTTTGGCTTTATTAACTCGAAGTTGACGACCCATCCATTCTGCGCCATCTAACTCTGTAATAGCAGCATCTTCTTGAGCATCTTCGGACATTTCTACAAAAGCAAAGCCCCGCAGTCGTCCAGTTTCGCGGTCAGTAGGCAAGACGACTCTTTTGACCTCACCGTAATCTGCAAATACTTCTTTTAAGTCGGCTTCGCTAGCGCGGTAAGAGAGATTTCCAACGTAAATAGTCATGTGGGATCACGTAAATTTCAACTAAAAGCGATGAGTTCAGCTGTAGAAATTTAACTTTTCTCAAAGATTGCTTTCTTCCCATCCGAGTCACCAAAGTGCGGATGTTATAGATTTGCAAGCACATTGCTTGCATTATCTACTAATCGATTAGCGATCAAGCTGAACTTACGCATACGCTCATATAATAACTGATTGTGTCATTCTTCAAAGTATGAGATTTTACAAACCCTCAGAACTTACAATCAGTTGCGCTTATATGTTTTATATTTTTGGAACAATAAGTATATAATTATACGAATTTTTTCCGAAAAAATAGTCTCGTTAAAGCTGCGGAGTTTTTCTATGGCAGCTTATTTAGATACAAGATAAAGATGCTGAATTCAAATAACGTACTTAATTTTGATGTATAAAATATATGAAATTTTTCTAATAGAGACGTTGGATACAACGCCTCTATATTTGTGTTAAATTGCCTAGGAACACGAAAATTTAGCTAAAACAGCAATTCATCCCACGTCTCACTCTTAGGAGCGTGGTATGAATTGCGAGCGAGTTGACAACAGTTTCCCGAACGCGCTGTCGCTGTGCGTTGGGGAAACATGGAGGAAACGAGCCAAATGTTAATTTTCTGGATTTTGTTGATTTTCGATATACTTCCTTTAGGAGTATGTCACTCAATTGATATTGACTGAGGACCG
Above is a genomic segment from Tolypothrix sp. NIES-4075 containing:
- a CDS encoding RNA recognition motif domain-containing protein translates to MTIYVGNLSYRASEADLKEVFADYGEVKRVVLPTDRETGRLRGFAFVEMSEDAQEDAAITELDGAEWMGRQLRVNKAKPREESQRSSWGKKQDY